The region GGAGAGTTACCCCACCAGAGTGATGCCTGTCAGCTTCCGAGCGCAAGGCCCCCAGGGGCCTGAAAGGACGCCACCATGGGAACCCCCACCTTCCGCACCGCCGTCGTCCGCGTCCCGAACGGGCCGGACTCCATCGAGTTCATCGACCGTCCGCTGCGCGAGCCCGGCCCCGGCGAGATCCGCGTCCGGGTCGCCGCCGCCCCGGTCAACCCGGTCGACCTCGCGGTCGCCGCCGGCTTCTTCCACGGGCTCGGTGCCATCGACCAGCCCGAGCACACGGGGCTGGGCTGGGACTTCTCCGGCACGGTCGAGGCCGTCGGCGAGGGAGTGGACCTGGCGGTCGGCACCCGCGTCGCGGGGCTGGTCGGCGGCCTCGACCGGGACTTCGGGACCTACGCCGAGCAGCTGGTGGTCCCGGCCGCCGACGTGGCCGAGGTGCCCGAGGGGCAGGACCTGGCCGCGGTGTCCACGGTGCCCCTCAACGGGCTGACCGCCGCCCAGCTGGTCGACCTGCTCGGCGACGCGCCCCAGCAGGGGAACCGGCTGCTGGTGACCGGCGCCGCGGGCGCCGTCGGCGGGTACGTGGTGACGCTCGCGCAGGAGCGCGGCTGGCGGGTGACGGGGCTCGCCCGGCCGGCGGACGAGGAGTTCGTCCGCGGCCTGGGGGCGGACTTCACCGACCGCGAAATCGAGGGCTGGGACGCCGTCGCCGACACCGCGGCGCTCCAGGAGCGCGGGCGCGACCTGGTGCGCGACGGAGGGGTCTTCGTGGGCGTGCAGCCGGTCTCGCCGATCGCCCCCGACCGCGGGATCGACCTGCGCGCCGTGAATGTAGTGCCGGACGGCGCCCGCCTGGCGGACCTGCTCGCGCGCACCGCCGCGGGCGAGCTGCCCACCCGCGTGCACGCGGTCGTCCCGCTGGCCGACGCCGCCGACGCCCACCGGTCCTTCGCCAAGGGCGGCATCCGCGGCCGCTACGTCCTCCAGCCCTGACCCGCTTCCCGCGCACGCGACAAACCGTCCCACCGCCGACACCCCACAGCCCCCACCCCACAGCCCCGCCCCCGCGTGCGCGGGGAACAGGCTTCGTCGTTCAGCTCCCAGGTGCCTTCGATGTGGGGACCATCCCCGCGTGCGCGGGGAGCAGCGACTGCCAGCGCAGAAGGCCCTGGCGGAGGAGGGACCATCCCCGCGTGCGCGGGGAGCAGACGACGACGCCGGGCATGGGTGTGAGTTGTCCGGGACCATCCCCGCGTGCGCGGGGAGCAGACCGCGCGGTGCAGTGCTGCGGCCGCGGGGTCGGGACCATCCCCGCGTGCGCGGGGAGCAGTTGACGACGAGGATGCCGATGTCCGCGCGGGCGGGACCATCCCCGCGTGCGCGGGGAGCAGAGGGCATCACCGTGATGCAGTTCGCGATTCGCGGGACCATCCCCGCGTGCGCGGGGAGCAGCCCGGGATGTACGCGCTCATGGAGTGACGGCAGGGACCATCCCCGCGTGCGCGGGGAGCAGGGCCGAGTCCTGAAGCGGGGCCTGCCGTTGTCGGGACCATCCCCGCGTGCGCGGGGAGCAGCGGGGGTCCAGGAAGAAGAACGCGAGCACGTTGGGACCATCCCCGCGTGCGCGGGGAGCAGCGGGCAGCAGGGCCGCGCTGGCACCGGTCAAGGGGACCATCCCCGCGTGCGCGGGGAGCAGTACCCGCGCAAGAGCCTGGCCGTGGCCAACCAGGGACCATCCCCGCGTGCGCGGGGAGCAGAGTAAATGACCTGCGACGATTCCACCGAAGATAAGGCGATTTTACAAGTTCTCAAGAATCAGACACAGAACCCACAGGGCCACTTTCTACGCATCAAATGCGAAATTACCCCTCAACTCGGCGGCTGCTGAACATCTCCTCCACCATGAGCTCTACCGTGCGCTCGCGCTCCGGCCCGACCACCACCTGTCTGGCCGTGGCAGCGAGGCGCTGCGCCTCCTCGGTGGTCGGCAGCAGTCCGACGAGAAGCCCAGGCAGCGTCAAACGGCGCAGCAGTAGCTCGTTCGCCGAGGTCACGTGCGGCCGCCGCACCACCGACACGTTCACCCGGACCGCGTGCTCGTTCCCCGGCGGAACCCCCGGGCGGTCGCGCTCGATCGCCACGTAGCGGAAACCGTGCGCGAGATCGCAGGGGGCGCAGCCGAGCGGCCCCCGGCCGGTCCGCTCACCACAGTCAGCACAGGTCAGCCGGTCGAGGGCGGCGTCCACCACGCGCCAGTCGTGGCGGTCGGGTTCGTCGGCCACCATGGCGGCGAGCTCCACCTCGTCGCCCCCGCCGAATTCCTCCACGAAACCGGCCCAGCCCTCCTCGACAACACCGTCCACCAGGGCCCTGCACGTGCCGCACGCGGGCGCGCCCGCGTACTCGTATCCGCCGCATTCGGCGCACCGCCGCAGGGCGGCTCCCACCTCAGGCCGTCCCATCGCCCCTCCCCGGTCCGCCACCGACGATAGTGGGACCCGCCCCCGGCAGAGTTATCCCCAGGTCCGGCGAACCGGTACCGGGGCCGGGCCCTCTGGCACAGAATGGAAAGTGCCCGGGAGACCCCACCCGAGGGGCCTTCCATGTGCCGACGAGAGCAGAGGCGGGTGCGAGCCCATGTGCGTCATCGAGATCGCCGTCGGAGAAGCCGCGACCACCGAATCCCCGTGCGGGCACGCCCTACGACCCCCGGCGGAGCCCGTCCGGTGCTCCCACACCGCCCGACCATGACGCACGCCCTCGCCCACGAAGGCCGCGTCTTCCTCAACTTCCGCCACTACAGGTTCTCGGCCCCCCACTCCCACGCCTTCCGGTGGGTGGACGTCAAACACCTGCGGTTCTCCGGCGCCCCCGGCGACCGGGAGCTGCTCGCCGCGCTCATCGGGCACGAGCAGTTCCGGGACACGTACGCGGGCTACGGCGCCCACCCGGAGGAGACCCGGCACGGTTCGTACTGGCTGGCGGCGATCACCCCGGAGGCGTACGAACCCGTCGAAACCGCAGAGAGCGCGGCGGTCCTGCGCACCTGGGCCGGGCAGTACGGGGCGGTGCCCGCCGACCTGGAGGCCGACCTGCGGCGCGAGGTGTTCGACGTCCTGGACGCGGCCGCGCGGGTGTTCCACCTGAACGGGGTCGGAGAGGAGGATTTCCACGACTGGGGAGGTGTCCACGGCGAGTTTCACGAGTTCGTGTCCATCGACCGCGCGCGGGGCCGGATCACCCTGCTCGTCGCCGCCGACGACTGACCGTCCGGACCGGGCGCCGACCGCCCGACCCGACGGCCGACTGCCCGGCGCGCGGTGCCCGCCCGGACCGTTCCCGCGCGACGGGGCGCTACCCGGCGGGGGTGTGCAGGCGCAGGTAGCGGTCGAGGTCCGACGCGGCGGTGAGCATCGCGACCCCGCGCGCCGTCAGCTTGCGCTGCCAGTCCTCCAGGGCGGCCGCCAGCGCCTCGGTGTCGCCCGCCGCGCGGACGCGGCGCACCACCGCGGCGATGTGCTCCAGCGGGTATCCGCCGCGACGGAGCAGGTGGGCGAGTTCGGCGTCGCGGATGTCGTCCGCGCGGAACACCCGGTACCCGGTGACCGGTTCCCGGGCGGGCGCCAGGATTCCCGCCGCCTCCCAGTTGCGCAGGGTCGCCGGGGTCACCTCCAGCCGCCGGGCGAGCCCGCCGATGGTGCGGGGAGCACGGTCGCCGGTCCGCGCCGGAACGGCGTCGCCCTGCGCCACGAGGTGGTCGACCGCCGCGCGCACGGCGTCGAGGGTGGCGCGGTCGCGCAGCGACTGCCGGTGCCCCTCGTCGATGGCCGTCAGGGCCTCGTCGAGCCGCCCGGTGTTCACCGCGCGCATGATCCGCCCGGCGGCGGCGTGCCCGTGGGCGGCGATGAGGGACATGTAGGCGCGCAGGGCCGCCGCGTGCACCTCGGTGTACACCCGGTATCCGCTGGGCGTGCGCTCCGCCGCGGGCAGGCACCCGTCCCGTTCGTAGTTGCGCACCGCCTGGGTCGAGATGCCGTGCTCGCGCGCGAGGTCCGTCGGTCTCAAGATTCGATCACCGCTTTGAGACTTTACAGCACCGCCTCGGAAGGTTGACGGAGAAAGTCTCAACAGCTCTTTCAGAGATACGCTTGAGACACATGAGCCTGGACATCCACGACCTCGCCGCCCCGTCCTGTGAGCTTCTCGCCCTGGGCGAGCCCACGCACACCGAGCCCGCCTTCCCGCTGGTCCGCAACGAGCTGTTCGCCCGGCTGGCCGAACACGGTTTCCGCTCGATCGCCCTGGAGACCGACCGCGCCGCCGCCCTCGCCGTCGACGACTTCGTCCACGGCCGGACCTCCCCGAGCCTGGACGCCGTGATGCGGGAGGGCTTCTCCCACGGCTTCGGCGAGCAGGCCGCCACCCGGCAACTGGTGGTCTGGATGCGGGAGTACAACCGCGGCCGCCCGCCCCGGGAGCGGCTGTCCCTGCATGGTTTCGACGCCCCGACGGAGATGGTCTCCGCCCCGAGCCCGCGCCGCCACCTGGAGCACGCCCGCGACTTCCTGGGCCTGGACCTCGACGTCGCGGCGCTCGCCGGCGACGACGACCTCTGGAGCCGCACCGAGGCGATCATGGACCCGGCCGCGTCGGTGGGCGCCACCGACGCGGCGCTGCGGCTGCGGGCGCTCGCGGACGACCTGCTGACCGAGCTCTACGCCCGTGCGCCGGAGCTGGTCGCGGCCACCTCGCGCACCGCGTGGGCGGCGGCCCGCACCCACATCACCACCGCCCTGGACCTGCTGCGCTACCACCGGGCGGCGGCCGAGCCCCTGGACCCGGCCGTGCGGACCTCCCGCATGCTGGGCGTACGGGACGCGGTCATGGCGCGCAACCTCCTCGACATCCGGGAGGCCGAACACCACCGCGGGCCGACGCTCGTGTACGCGCACAACCGCCACCTCCAGGGGAACCCGAGCCGCTGGACGCTGGCGGGCATGGACCTGGTCTGGTCGGGGGCGGGCTCCATCATCAGGGCGGTGGTGGGTGAGCGGTACTCCTTCGTCGCCGGAAGCCTGGGCCGCAGCGACGCCCTGAGGCTCGCCGCCCCCGAACCGGGCACCCACGAAAGCCTCCTGGACGGCCGGGTCGACGTCTGGGGGCTGACGGAGACGGTCACGGACCCCGCGGCCCGGGTCCGCCGCGACCCGACCCCGGAGCAGGGGTACTTCCCGCTCGACGCGGAGACGCTCGCCACGGCCGACGCCGTGCTGCACATCCGCGACGGGGCCGCCGCGGCCGCCTCCCTCTGAGCCGCCCGTCGGGGCCGGGCCGCGGCCCGGCCCCGACAACGGGCCGTCCCTCAGAACCGGTCGAGGTTCTCCCGCACCCACTGCGCGAACGTGCGGGCGGGGCGTCCGGTCACCCGTTCCACCGTGCCGTCGACGGTCCTGGAGGCGGGGTCGGAGGCGGCGTACCAGCCGATCACGTACTCGGCGTCCTCCCGCGGCACCCCGGTGGCGGTCAGCCGTTCGACGGCCTGCTCGTGGGTGATCCGGTCGAACGCGATGTCGCGGCCGGTCGCCCGGGACAGGACCGCGACGCGCTCGCTGGAGGTGAGCGCCTCGGGCCCGGTGAGGTTGTAGGCCCTGCCCGTGTGACCGTCCTCCAGCAGCGCGATCGCGGCCACCTCCCCGATGTCGCCCTCGTGGACCAGGGCGCTGGGAAAGTCGTAGGGCTCGCGCACGACACCTTCCTTGCGGATCGCGTCGGCCCAGGTCAGCGTGTTGGACATGAACTCCTGGGGTTCCAGGCGGGTCCAGTCCACCCCGGAGTCCGCCACGGCCCGCTCCACCGGTCCCACGCCGCCGCCCCATACCACGGTGATGCGGCGCACCCCGGCGTCGACGGCCCGCCGCACGAGTTCGGGGCCGACCTCGGCGAGCCCGGCGGTCACCGTGATGTGCAGGCGGTCGACACCGGCCAGCGCGGTTCCCAGTTCGGCGGGGGCGGTGTGCGTTCCGGCGGCGATCTCGGTCCCGGCGGGGAGTCTGTCGCGGGCGGCGGCCGGGTCGCGGGTCAGTGCCCGCACCCGCTCGCCGCGGCGCAGCAGCTCCGCCACGACGTGCCGTCCGGTGTTGCCGGTGGCCCCCGTCACGAGCGTCGTCATCGTGGATCCCCTTCGCTTCCCGGCCCGGTCCCTCCCGGGCGGCTGGGGACGACGCTAAGAACTCAACCCGGCTTGAGGTCAAGGAACGGCCTCGGCCTCCGGGGAGCGGGGAATAATCCGCCCGCCTGCGCTCCGCTCCCGAGGGCTGCCGCCGCACGGCTCAGTCCCGGTGCACGGGGTCCGGGTGCGCGGGGCCCGAGCGTGCCGTGTCCGGAACGGGCACAGTGATCCCGGCCAGCTCTTCGAGCCGGAGCCACAGGTCCCCGACCAGTTCCGGCGGGGCCACCTCCCGCGGTTGGATCCGCACCGGCACGCCGCGCCTGCCGTTCGCGGGCGCGTAGAGTTCGCCTCCCCGGACGCCCGGGTCGGTGAGGGCCCGGACCGCGGGCCAGGCGGCGGCGTCCTTGCCCTGCGCCCACGGCGTGTAGGGGTTGCGCCGCACCGGGACCGTGTGGTCGCGGATGCCTGCGCGGCGCGGGGTCCTGGCGTCCACGCCGATGCCCGGACGCACCACCAGGGATCGCACGGGCGCGTCCGCGGCGCGCAGCCGCCGGTCGAGCTCGAACCCGAACACCTCCGTGAGCGCCTTGGCCCGGCTGTAGGCGACCACGCCGATCCGGGAGGTGCCGTGCACGTCGGTGACGGGCCGACGGAGCAGGTCGACGAACCCCGTCGAGGTGTGCACGATCCGGGCGGGGGCGCCGCCGCGTTCGCCGGTGCGGACCAGGACGGGAAGCAGCCCGGCCGTCAGGGCCACGTTGGCGACGACGTGCGTGCCGAGCTGCATCGGGAGGCCGTCACCGGTGACCTCTGACGCCTTCATGGCCATCGAGCCGCCGTTGAGGAGCAGGCCGTCGATGCGGTCGAGTTCCCTCAGTGCGGCGGCGGCCTCCGCCACCGAGGCCTTCGAGGCGAGGTCGACGACCACCCGGTCCAGGGCGGCATCGGGCACCTGGGAGCGGATGGCCGCCTCGGCCGTCCGCAGGCGCTCGGGGGAGCGTCCGGCGAGCACCACGCGGGCGCCCGCGCCGGCGAGCTGCTCGGCGGCGAAGTACCCGACGCCCGCGGTCGCGCCGGTCACCACCACGGTGCGGCCGCGCTGGTCGGGGATGCACGCCGGATCCCAGACCTCCTGTGCCCCCTGTGTCCCCCGTGCCTTCCGTGCGTCCTGTGATCTGCGCGCCATGGCCTGCTCCTCGCACCCAAAAACGGATAACTTATCCGCCGACCCTAGCACCCAAAACGGATGAGCTATCCGCTTTCCTCGCCGAGGGGGACGTGATCCGGATCCCTCATCCGTTTCCCGGGCGGCCGGATAGGATCCCGGACATGACCTCGACCCCGCTCCGCGCCGACGCCGCCCGCAGCCGCGACCGCATCCTGGCGGCGGCCCGCCGCGCCGACCCCAGGGATCTGCGCCTCAACGAGGTGGCCCGCGAGGCGGGGGTGGGCGTGGGCACCGTCTACCGGCACTTCGCCACGGCGCACGCGCTCGTGGAGGAGCTCACCCGGGACGCCCTGCACCGGCTGAACGCGATCGCCCTCGAGGCCGCCGTCGACCCCGACCCGGAGCGCGCCTTCGAGAGCGCGCTGCGCGCCGTGGTGGACCTGCACCTGGAGTCGGGCGGCCTCCAGGCGGTCCTGCTCGCCGAGCAGGACATGAGCCCGGAGATCACCGAGCTCAAGGCCGCCACCTTCGACGGACTGAGCGACGTGCTCGAACGCGCGCAGCGCGCCGGGGTGGTGCGCACCGACCTGTCGGGCGACCGGGTCGAGCGGCTCATCTGCGGGATCGAGTACGCCATCCGCCTCTCGGTCCCGGACGCGGACGCCGACGAACCGGACACGGACGACCGGGCCCTGTTCGTCGACGTCCTCCTCGCCGGCCTCCGCCCCTAGCCACCGCCCCGATCCGCCCCGGCCACTTCAGCCACCCCGAGCACCCGTCACCCCGACTGCCGCAGACACCCCGGTCATTTCGGCAGCCCCGGCCGACTCACTCACCCACGGCCACCTTGCCCGCTCCGATCACCCGCGCCCTCGGCTGCTCCGCCCACGCCAGTCGCCCCAAGAACCCCGGCTGCCCTGCCTGCCCCAGCCATCCCAACCACCTCAGCCAACCCGGCTGCTCCTGCCGTCCTGAGCACCCCGGTCAGCCCGGCTGCCGCGCCCTGGCGACCCGAGCCGCCCCGGGCACCCCGACTGTCCCGAGGCACCCTGCCCACCTCGGCCGCCCCTCCCCCTGCCGCCCCAACTGCCGCAGACACCCCAGTCATCTCGACAGCCCCGGCCGACTCACCCGCCCTGGTCACCCCCGTGCCCTCGGCTGTCCCGACCACGCCAGTCGCCCCAACCGACCCAGCCACCCCGATTGCCCCGAGGGCACCGCCCGCCCCAGCCGACCTGGGCGCCCAGGTCTGCCTGGACAGCGCGGGTGACATGGACGGCCAAGGTGGGCGGTGCGGGGCCGGGTCGGCGCGCGGACGAACGCCCTGGACGGTACTGGGGGCGCGGG is a window of Nocardiopsis changdeensis DNA encoding:
- a CDS encoding SDR family NAD(P)-dependent oxidoreductase, which produces MARRSQDARKARGTQGAQEVWDPACIPDQRGRTVVVTGATAGVGYFAAEQLAGAGARVVLAGRSPERLRTAEAAIRSQVPDAALDRVVVDLASKASVAEAAAALRELDRIDGLLLNGGSMAMKASEVTGDGLPMQLGTHVVANVALTAGLLPVLVRTGERGGAPARIVHTSTGFVDLLRRPVTDVHGTSRIGVVAYSRAKALTEVFGFELDRRLRAADAPVRSLVVRPGIGVDARTPRRAGIRDHTVPVRRNPYTPWAQGKDAAAWPAVRALTDPGVRGGELYAPANGRRGVPVRIQPREVAPPELVGDLWLRLEELAGITVPVPDTARSGPAHPDPVHRD
- a CDS encoding MerR family transcriptional regulator, coding for MRPTDLAREHGISTQAVRNYERDGCLPAAERTPSGYRVYTEVHAAALRAYMSLIAAHGHAAAGRIMRAVNTGRLDEALTAIDEGHRQSLRDRATLDAVRAAVDHLVAQGDAVPARTGDRAPRTIGGLARRLEVTPATLRNWEAAGILAPAREPVTGYRVFRADDIRDAELAHLLRRGGYPLEHIAAVVRRVRAAGDTEALAAALEDWQRKLTARGVAMLTAASDLDRYLRLHTPAG
- a CDS encoding NADP-dependent oxidoreductase yields the protein MGTPTFRTAVVRVPNGPDSIEFIDRPLREPGPGEIRVRVAAAPVNPVDLAVAAGFFHGLGAIDQPEHTGLGWDFSGTVEAVGEGVDLAVGTRVAGLVGGLDRDFGTYAEQLVVPAADVAEVPEGQDLAAVSTVPLNGLTAAQLVDLLGDAPQQGNRLLVTGAAGAVGGYVVTLAQERGWRVTGLARPADEEFVRGLGADFTDREIEGWDAVADTAALQERGRDLVRDGGVFVGVQPVSPIAPDRGIDLRAVNVVPDGARLADLLARTAAGELPTRVHAVVPLADAADAHRSFAKGGIRGRYVLQP
- a CDS encoding TetR/AcrR family transcriptional regulator, yielding MTSTPLRADAARSRDRILAAARRADPRDLRLNEVAREAGVGVGTVYRHFATAHALVEELTRDALHRLNAIALEAAVDPDPERAFESALRAVVDLHLESGGLQAVLLAEQDMSPEITELKAATFDGLSDVLERAQRAGVVRTDLSGDRVERLICGIEYAIRLSVPDADADEPDTDDRALFVDVLLAGLRP
- a CDS encoding NmrA family NAD(P)-binding protein; translation: MTTLVTGATGNTGRHVVAELLRRGERVRALTRDPAAARDRLPAGTEIAAGTHTAPAELGTALAGVDRLHITVTAGLAEVGPELVRRAVDAGVRRITVVWGGGVGPVERAVADSGVDWTRLEPQEFMSNTLTWADAIRKEGVVREPYDFPSALVHEGDIGEVAAIALLEDGHTGRAYNLTGPEALTSSERVAVLSRATGRDIAFDRITHEQAVERLTATGVPREDAEYVIGWYAASDPASRTVDGTVERVTGRPARTFAQWVRENLDRF
- a CDS encoding erythromycin esterase family protein, which codes for MSLDIHDLAAPSCELLALGEPTHTEPAFPLVRNELFARLAEHGFRSIALETDRAAALAVDDFVHGRTSPSLDAVMREGFSHGFGEQAATRQLVVWMREYNRGRPPRERLSLHGFDAPTEMVSAPSPRRHLEHARDFLGLDLDVAALAGDDDLWSRTEAIMDPAASVGATDAALRLRALADDLLTELYARAPELVAATSRTAWAAARTHITTALDLLRYHRAAAEPLDPAVRTSRMLGVRDAVMARNLLDIREAEHHRGPTLVYAHNRHLQGNPSRWTLAGMDLVWSGAGSIIRAVVGERYSFVAGSLGRSDALRLAAPEPGTHESLLDGRVDVWGLTETVTDPAARVRRDPTPEQGYFPLDAETLATADAVLHIRDGAAAAASL